From the genome of Vicia villosa cultivar HV-30 ecotype Madison, WI linkage group LG2, Vvil1.0, whole genome shotgun sequence, one region includes:
- the LOC131649483 gene encoding uncharacterized protein LOC131649483 encodes MHSRIDKWALALTEYSLAFRHLKAMKGKIVSDFIVDHAMVENPQLPVELKPWRLFFDGSTHKDGSGVGILLISPDGIPTKLKYRIEGPLCSNNEAEYEALIAGLEALLELGATRVKIKGDSELHVPRIKNQEVNDLAQKASGYRISKEKLEELVEVRGKAMASKLSPTDLESSRLGYTNEEEFEVLAIDTLVHTNWRSPIIKYLKDPSLNTDRKTKYRALSYVLMGNELFKKTPESILFKCLGENEAHLALSSVHSGACGAHQSGHKMKWLLFRYGMYCPTMLRDCIEFAKGCQECQVHAGIQHAPASELHAIIKPWHFRGWALDLIGEIRTTSSKGQRYILLGIDYFTMWVEAVPLVNVDHETVIEFIQRQILYRFGIP; translated from the exons ATGCATAGTCGAATTGACAAGTGGGCGCTAGCCCTAACTGAGTACTCTTTGGCATTTAGGCATTTAAAAGCTATGAAGGGGAAAATTGTCTCAGACTTTATAGTGGACCACGCAATGGTCGAAAACCCTCAACTCCCAGTAGAGTTGAAACCTTGGAGGTTGTTCTTCGATGGTTCCACCCATAAAGATGGTAGTGGAGTTGGGATTCTattaatttctcctgatggaattccaacaaaactcaagtatagAATCGAAGGGCCCTTATGCTCGAATAATGAGGCAGAATATGAAGCCCTTATAGCAGGTCTTGAAGCCTtattagaattgggggcaactagggTCAAAATTAAAGGGGATTCAGAATTG CACGTCCCCAGAATTAAAAACCAAGAGGTTAATGATTTAGCACAAAAAGCTTCAGGATATAGAATTTCGAAGGAGAAGCTAGAAGAACTTGtcgaagtaagaggaaaagcaatggcCAGCAAATTATCTCCGACAGATTTAGAGAGTAGTCGTTTAGGATACACTAATGAAGAGGAATTTGAAGTGTTAGCCATTGATACTTTAGTACATACGAATTGGAGAAGTCCAATTATTAAGTATCTTAAAGACCCCTCATTAAATACAGATAGAAAAACCAAGTATAGAGCTTTGTCTTATGTTTTAATGGGAAATGaactgttcaagaaaactcctgaaagCATCCTATTTAAATGTTTAGGCGAAAACGAGGCACACTTGGCATTATCTAGTGTTCATAGTGGAGCGTGTGGGGCACACCAATCAGGACATAAAATGAAATGGCTCCTTTTCAGATATGGGATGTATTGTCCCACCATGTTAAGGGATTGTATAGAGTTTGCTAAaggttgtcaagaatgtcaagtaCATGCAGGAATCCAACACGCTCCTGCGAGTGAGCTTCATGCAATTATCAAACCCTGGCATTTCAGGGgctgggcattagatttgattggtgAAATTCGAACTacttcatctaaaggtcaaaggtacatccTTTTAGGAATTGACTATTTCACCATGTGGGTCGAAGCAGTGCCTTTGGTGAATGTGGACCATGAAACTGTCATCGAATTCATTCAAAGGCAAATactatataggtttggaatcccatag